The following coding sequences lie in one Zingiber officinale cultivar Zhangliang chromosome 2B, Zo_v1.1, whole genome shotgun sequence genomic window:
- the LOC122049511 gene encoding uncharacterized protein LOC122049511: protein MDYEKIRKAQIGMLSPTKLRMKLMGSRNSSSKGGIHSLKNEDLGYARNRLLSTTESSKDSNDLGIVHQSQTNASAESVHHRVLCSINLSTMNPTRDSDEGGSLRNTTGFDVASGFEFHHTDRTRQQSLGLFDRHAPSKWNDAEKWIINRQRTDSNVKEKLASMSQYPTKQTSPAQQMIDTSSMTVEHRPSVKQPLESGRNVKFTQDVDTVLSGWKSASDLMRRVTGEPIAVSTLQTVSMRNMGTEMTPVPTPLQSVTPNGSSICSLSSSPRRPGAAEPLSTDMNTKSTEGDSENRGGKDKLTEAQTRLNIRREIEALGIKLGKMSIASWASKEVEQFCSSPKTFDIGKAKGEYEDSATAWEEAENTKYLARCKSEHVKIQAWETHQKAKIEAKMKNAEAKAERVMACAKKKMTEKLVTTQQQVEQKKAAVKAQMNKQAEEISRRAKHIRQTGQMPSTHYLSCCGYL, encoded by the exons CTACGAGAAGATCCGCAAGGCGCAG ATTGGAATGCTTTCTCCAACTAAACTGAGGATGAAACTGATGGGTTCTAGAAATAGTTCAAGTAAAGGAGGGATACACTCACTGAAGAACGAGGATTTGGGATATGCAAGGAACCGCTTACTCTCCACTACAGAGAGCTCTAAGGATTCGAATGATCTTGGAATCGTTCATCAATCGCAGACAAATGCAAGTGCTGAAAGTGTTCATCATCGAGTTCTCTGCAGCATTAACCTGAGCACAATGAATCCAACAAGAGATTCTGATGAAGGCGGCAGCTTACGCAACACCACCGGCTTCGACGTGGCCTCTGGCTTCGAGTTTCATCACACTGATAGAACAAGGCAACAGTCTCTTGGTCTCTTTGATAGGCATGCTCCGTCGAAATGGAATGATGCAGAGAAATGGATAATAAATCGGCAAAGAACAGACTCAAATGTCAAAGAGAAACTTGCTTCAATGAGCCAGTACCCTACAAAGCAAACAAGTCCTGCACAACAGATGATCGATACAAGTTCTATGACAGTGGAACACAGACCTTCAGTCAAGCAGCCTTTGGAAAGTGGAAGGAATGTCAAATTCACCCAAGATGTTGACACTGTgctttccggttggaaatctgcaAGTGATCTAATGAGAAGGGTTACTGGTGAGCCAATAG CTGTTTCAACTCTTCAGACGGTGTCGATGAGGAACATGGGTACAGAAATGACTCCAGTCCCTACTCCTCTCCAATCAGTAACTCCAAATGGGAGTTCCATTTGTTCTTTGTCGTCATCCCCAAGACGACCAGGAGCAGCAGAACCATTGTCTACTGATATGAACACAAAGAGCACTGAAGGAGATTCAGAAAATAGAGGTGGCAAAGATAAATTGACTGAAGCACAAACGCGTTTGAATATCAGAAGAGAAATAGAAGCTCTTGGCATCAAACTAGGCAAGATGAGCATAGCTTCCTGGGCTAGCAAAGAGGTAGAACAATTTTGTTCCTCACCAAAAACCTTTGACATCGGCAAGGCAAAAGGGGAATATGAAGACTCTGCTACAGCATGGGAGGAAGCTGAGAACACTAAATACTTAGCCAG ATGTAAAAGTGAACATGTCAAGATCCAAGCATGGGAGACTCACCAGAAGgcaaaaatagaagctaaaatgAAGAATGCTGAG GCTAAAGCAGAACGAGTAATGGCTTGTGCCAAAAAGAAGATGACGGAAAAGCTCGTTACGACACAACAGCAAGTGGAAcaaaagaaagcagcagtgaaagCCCAGATGAACAAGCAAGCTGAGGAGATTTCCCGTAGAGCAAAGCATATACGGCAAACAGGTCAAATGCCTTCAACCCATTACTTGAGCTGTTGTGGATATCTCTAG